In Molothrus aeneus isolate 106 chromosome 4, BPBGC_Maene_1.0, whole genome shotgun sequence, the following are encoded in one genomic region:
- the PPEF2 gene encoding serine/threonine-protein phosphatase with EF-hands 2 — translation MGSGSSVNVQYKYSLQKSENAFKAAVLIQQWYRRHVARLEMRRRCTWRIFQSIEYSCEQDQIKLHNFFSYLMDQFTPSSSKERDFISRMFVSGESYKEAELEKYCDYESIEVPDSYTGPHLSFPLLPDHATALLEAFQQKQQLHARYVLNLLHETRKHLKQLPNISHVSTCYSEEITVCGDLHGQLDDLFLIFYKNGLPSPSKSYVFNGDFVDRGKQSLEILVILFTFLLIYPKEVHLNRGNHEDHMVNLRYGFTKEVMQKYKVHGKKILRMFQNVFCWLPLATLIDQKVLIIHGGISDTTDLDMLEKIQRNRFVSVLRLKKRKESSGKPQIQAINGESESGTDAAPRLSLQPQTAQAPSTANRREFSRWLRQTVQEQIDTCRRLVDISESEPEELTYSSMVSLKDADEPCWTLQEEWKQVLDILWSDPMPQEGCRENKVRGGGCYFGPDVTEKFLEKYSLQFLIRSHECKQEGYEFCHSRKVLTIFSASNYYEIGSNRGAYVKLGPDLIPHFVQYQANKTAHLLTMTQRISRVEESAFRALREKLFAHTSALISAFKSYDRDNTGKITLSNWATAVESVLRLGLPWRMLRLQLVRSTKDGMLEYKSWLDDLAMEQRSQEHIQSSLLEVIYRNRSNLETIFRIIDRDHSGLISFEEFQQTWKLFSSHMNIELTDDGINDLVRSIDFNKDGNIDFNEFLEAFRLVRQCPS, via the exons ATGGGATCTGGTAGTTCTGTAAATGTTCAGTACAAGTACTCCCTGCAGAAGTCTGAAAATG CTTTCAAGGCAGCTGTCTTGATCCAGCAGTGGTATCGGCGCCACGTGGCTCGGCTGGAAATGCGCCGCCGCTGCACCTGGAGAATCTTTCAATCCATTGAGTATTCCTGTGAGCAGGATCAGATCAAG CTTCACAACTTCTTCAGTTACCTCATGGACCAGTTCACaccaagcagcagcaaagaga GGGATTTTATCAGTCGCATGTTCGTAAGTGGGGAAAGTTACaaagaggcagagctggaaaaatacTGTGACTATGAATCCATAGAGGTGCCAGACTCCTACACCGGACCCCATCTCTCTTTCCCACTCCTCCCTGACCATGCCACGGCCTTGCTGGAAGCTTTCCAACAGAAACAG CAGCTCCATGCTCGCTATGTCTTAAACCTCCTGCATGAGACCAGGAAGCACCTCAAGCAGTTGCCAAACATCAGCCATGTCTCCACCTGCTACAGCGAGGAGATCACCGTGTGTG GAGACTTACACGGCCAGCTGGATGACCTGTTCCTCATCTTTTACAAG AATggccttccttccccttccaagtcCTACGTGTTCAATGGGGACTTTGTAGACAGAGGCAAGCAGTCCCTTGAGATCCTTGTTATCCTCTTTACCTTCCTCCTGATCTATCCCAAGGAGGTTCATCTCAACCGCGGGAACCATGAGGACCACATGGTGAACTTACG CTATGGTTTCACCAAGGAAGTGATGCAGAAATACAAG gtGCATGGGAAGAAAATCTTGAGGATGTTTCAGAATGTCTTCTGCTGGCTGCCCCTGGCCACCCTGATTGATCAGAAAGTCCTCATTATTCACGGGGGCATCTCTGACACCACTGACTTGGATATGCTTGAGAAAATTCAAAGGAACAGA TTTGTTTCTGTGTTAAGgctgaagaaaaggaaggaatcGAGTGGAAAACCACAAATCCAGGCCATAAATGGGGAGAGCGAATCAGGCACTGATGCAGCTCCCAGGTTATCTCTGCAGCCCcagacagcccaggctcccagcacagccaacagGCGGGAGTTCTCCAGGTGGCTCCGGCAGACGGTGCAGGAGCAAATCGACACGTGCCGCCGGCTGGTGGACATCAGCGAGTCAGAGCCGGAGGAGCTCACCTATTCCAGCATGGTCTCCTTGAAGGATGCGGATGAGCCGTGCTGGACTCTCCAGGAGGAGTGGAAGCAG GTTTTAGACATCCTCTGGAGTGACCCCATGCCTCAGGAGGGCTGCAGAGAAAATAAGGTGCGAGGTGGTGGCTGCTACTTTGGGCCTGATGTGACGGAGAAGTTCCTTgagaagtacagcttgcagttCCTGATCCGCTCTCACGAGTGCAAGCAAGAGGGCTATGAGTTCTGTCACAGCCGCAAG GTGCTGACCATCTTTTCAGCCTCAAACTACTATGAGATTGGCAGCAACAGGGGAGCCTATGTGAAGCTGGGACCAGACCTCATCCCCCACTTTGTTCAGTATCAAGCAAACAAGACGGCCCATTTGCTCACTATGACCCAAAG AATCAGCAGAGTAGAGGAGTCAGCCTTTCGAGCCTTGCGGGAAAAGCTCTTTGCTCACACCTCAGCCCTCATCAGTGCCTTCAAGTCCTACGACAGGGACAATACAG GAAAGATCACTCTGAGCAACTGGGCGACAGCAGTGGAGTCAGTGCTGCGGCTGGGACTGCCCTGGCGaatgctgaggctgcagctaGTGCGCAGCACCAAGGACGGCATGCTGGAGTACAAATCCTGGCTGGATGATCTGGCCATGGAGCAGAGGAGCCAAGAG CACATCCAGTCCAGCTTGCTGGAAGTCATTTATCGAAACAGATCCAACTTAGAGACCATATTCAGGATCATAGACAGAGACCATTCAG GTCTCATCTCCTTTGAGGAATTCCAGCAAACCTGGAAGCTGTTCAGCTCCCACATGAACATTGAACTCACAGATGATGGCATTAACGACTTGGTTCGCAGCATTGACTTCAACAAGGATGGAAACATTGACTTCAATGAGTTCCTGGAAGCCTTCCGCCTGGTCAGACAGTGCCCGTCGTGA
- the NAAA gene encoding N-acylethanolamine-hydrolyzing acid amidase: protein MGCGPWALLALLCGAAGAAAPLRCNVSLDSPAEQRWLPVLRHFQPAFLRAAFQRIIDESIPKWVHQVIQPIAAELELFMPQPFAGEIAGMCKALGINLGDGILLNFAYESTAFCTSIVAQDDKGNIYHGRNLDYAFVDILSKITLDVQFIKGEQVAYQGTTFLGYVGLWTGQSPHKFTISGDERDGGRWWENAIAAFLNRNYPVSWLVRDTLSEAEDFQAAVLRLADIPIIAEVYYIVGGVSPKEGMVITRNRRGPADLWPLDPLGGAWFRVETNYDHWTTPPPFDDRRTAAIKALNATGQHNINFDTLFKVLSVKPVLNNNTVYTTVMSAALPDRYQTWMRAGE, encoded by the exons ATGGGCTGCGGGCCGTGGgcgctgctggcgctgctgtgcggggcggcgggggcggcggcccCCCTGCGCTGCAACGTGAGCCTGGACAGCCCGGCCGAGCAGCGCTGGCTGCCCGTGCTGCGGCACTTCCAGCCCGCCTTCCTGCGCGCCGCCTTCCAGCGGATCATCGA CGAGAGCATACCCAAATGGGTTCACCAGGTCATCCAGCCCATAGCAGCCGAACTGGAGCTTTTCATGCCCCAGCCCTTCGCGGGAGAGATTGCGGGGATGTGCAAAGCACTGGGAATCAATCTCGGAGATGGAATCCTGCTGAACTTCGCCTACGAATCCACTGC GTTCTGTACCAGCATTGTGGCTCAGGATGACAAAGGCAACATTTACCATGGTCGAAACCTGGATTACGCTTTTGTCGATATATTGAGCAAGATCACACTGGATGTGCAGTTTATCAAGGGTGAGCAG GTTGCGTACCAAGGTACCACATTTCTTGGTTACGTCGGTTTATGGACTGGGCAAAGCCCACACAAGTTCACCATCTCTGGAGATGAACGAG ATGGTGGTAGATGGTGGGAAAATGCTATAGCTGCTTTCCTCAATAGGAATTACCCGGTCAGCTGGCTTGTGAGAGAT ACCCTGAGTGAAGCAGAGGACTTCCAGGCTGCTGTTCTCAGACTGGCTGACATTCCCATCATTGCTGAGGTTTACTATATTGTGGGAGGTGTCTCACCCAAAGAAGGCATGGTCATAACGAGGAATAGAAGAGGGCCAGCAGATCTCTGGCCTCTCGATCCCTTAGGTGGAGC GTGGTTCCGTGTGGAGACAAACTACGATCACTGGACTACCCCTCCTCCTTTTGATGATCGCAG AACTGCTGCCATCAAAGCTCTCAATGCTACTGGACAGCACAACATCAACTTTGATACACTCTTTAAG GTGTTGTCAGTGAAGCCAGTCTTAAACAA TAACACAGTGTACACTACAGTCATGAGTGCTGCACTTCCAGATCGGTACCAGACATGGATGAGAGCTGGGGAGTGA